The following are from one region of the Quercus robur chromosome 1, dhQueRobu3.1, whole genome shotgun sequence genome:
- the LOC126730495 gene encoding fasciclin-like arabinogalactan protein 4: protein MAISIHIPQITPLTLFYLLLLSSPTLAINITALLSSFPDLSSFASLISSTTISADVFQRTSVTLLAVPNSYLSSTSDLLTRHHLSPTNLPDVLRYHVLLQYLTWSDLHQIPPSGTLVTTLFQTTGRATSNSGSVNITFNPSNGVVSIHSPGPYSSPSQSSNATVLSLIKTLPYNITIFTVDSLLIPYNFDLTASETRPPLGLNITKALIDGHNFNVAASMLSASGVVQEFEADEGGAGITLFVPTDEAFADLPSTVKLQSLPADKKAVVLKFHVLHSYYPLGSLESIVNPVQPTLATEAIGAGRFTLNISRVNGSVAIDSGIVQGSVTQTVFDQNPVAIFGVSKVLLPKEFFGKNPAMKPGNTGTPITEAQPPDMSLSPENPPELNGRPSHLSSPPGFRQESRSGSPVIDGGVRSSLLALCCIGLYLGV from the coding sequence ATGGCCATTTCAATTCACATTCCCCAAATTACCCCTCTAACCCTCTTCTATCTCCTCCTCCTATCCTCTCCAACCTTAGCTATCAACATCACCGCCCTCCTCTCCTCCTTCCCTGACCTCTCTTCCTTCGCTTCCCTCATCTCCTCCACCACCATCTCCGCCGACGTCTTCCAACGCACCTCCGTCACTCTCCTCGCCGTCCCTAATTCCTACCTCTCCTCCACCTCCGACCTCCTCACGCGCCACCACCTCTCTCCCACCAACCTCCCCGACGTCCTCCGCTACCACGTCCTCCTACAATACCTCACCTGGTCCGACCTCCACCAGATCCCTCCCTCCGGCACTCTCGTCACCACACTCTTCCAAACCACCGGTCGCGCCACTAGCAATTCCGGTTCCGTTAACATCACCTTCAACCCTTCCAACGGCGTCGTTTCGATCCACTCGCCCGGACCTTACTCTTCCCCTTCGCAATCGTCGAACGCCACCGTTTTGTCCTTGATCAAAACCCTCCCTTACAACATCACTATCTTCACCGTTGATTCCCTCCTCATCCCTTACAACTTCGATCTAACGGCCTCGGAAACTCGTCCTCCTCTAGGGCTCAACATCACCAAGGCCTTGATCGACGGCCACAACTTCAACGTCGCGGCGTCGATGCTTTCCGCTTCCGGTGTCGTGCAAGAATTTGAAGCCGACGAAGGTGGCGCCGGAATCACACTCTTCGTCCCTACAGACGAAGCTTTCGCCGATCTTCCGAGCACGGTTAAACTTCAGTCTCTACCGGCGGACAAGAAAGCGGTGGTGCTGAAATTCCACGTGCTCCATTCTTACTATCCTCTAGGCTCTTTGGAGTCAATAGTGAACCCGGTTCAGCCTACATTGGCCACGGAAGCCATTGGAGCTGGAAGATTCACGCTCAACATTTCAAGAGTCAATGGCTCCGTGGCCATCGACTCCGGAATCGTTCAAGGATCGGTGACTCAAACGGTGTTCGATCAAAACCCCGTGGCGATCTTCGGCGTCTCCAAAGTGCTATTGCCAAAGGAGTTTTTCGGTAAAAACCCTGCGATGAAGCCCGGAAACACCGGTACTCCAATCACCGAGGCACAACCGCCAGATATGTCGTTATCGCCGGAGAATCCGCCTGAATTGAATGGACGTCCCTCGCATTTATCATCTCCGCCGGGCTTTCGCCAAGAAAGCAGATCAGGATCGCCGGTAATTGATGGTGGTGTACGGAGCTCGCTACTCGCTCTGTGTTGTATAGGATTGTATCTAGGGGTATGA